ATAATGCCGCTGAAGCGATAATTCGGACGGTTCTTGAACATCCGGAGGATCGGGTTAACCGTAAGCGTCTGCGAAGCACGCTCCGTCCCCTGATGATTATGAATCCGCACAAAAAAAGCCTCATACTCCGTATGCTTCGCGCACACCAGCAGCTCCTCCCGGCTCCCCGGCTCCAGCTCCTCATCTGCATCCAGCACCAGAATCCAGGTGCCCTGCGCCAGGGCCAGTCCGGCATTGCGTGCGGCGGCAAAATCCCCGTTCCACGGGTAATTGATGATCCGGGCACCGAAGCTGCGGGCGATCTGGCGGGTGGCGTCGGTGGAGCCAGTGTCCACAATGATGATTTCATCCACAGTCCCGCGCACACTCCGGAGACAACGGGCCAGGTTGTCGGCTTCATTTTTGACGATCATGCACAAGGAGATCAACAGTTGCTCTGGTTTCGTGGTCATAAGCTCAGCTCCGCTCCTCTCTGCCGCTGGGTGTAATTCCACTTCGTATGCCAGGGGGTGCAGCGCAGCACCGCGATGGATTGGGCAACCGCTGCCCTGTCCTCCTGAAGCGGCCCCTGAGCCGGCTGTCCCGCCCCCTGGAGACGTTCTACAGCTTCTGCGAGCCGCTGCTCCGCCAGATACAGATAACAGAGCGCCAGTCCGGTGCTGACGGCATCGTCTGCAGGCGATTCCCCCAGGGCAAGCCGGTACCAGCCCGCAGCCTCCGCATAATGCCCTTTATCTATGAGCAGTTCTCCGAGATACCGCAGGGTTGCGCCCGAAGCGTCTTTACTGTCTGCAAGGCTGATGAATAGTTCCCCCGCCTCTGCACGCCAGCCTTCCTCATACAGCGCTTCTGCCAGAGTGCGTGTATGTGCCGGGAGGCGTCCAACCAGCCGCTTGCCCAGCGCGATGAACTGGTGCTTCACAGCGAGCCTTATCACCTCGGCAAGCAGCGGAGAGTCCCCGGTGCTAGCGAAGTCTCCCTGCGGCTCAGCGGAATCAAGAGACAATTCCCTGTCGATCTCAAGCACTGCGAAGCGCACTTCCGCAGGGAATTGCAGCCACAGCTCCTCCTGCAGCCTCCCGCCCAGCTCCCACGTTAAGACGGCCTCAAGCAGGCAGAGCTGCCGCAGAGTCTCCGCATTTAGGCCATCCGGTGACAGTTGGGTGGGATTAGCCCGCAGCTTGGCGGTAGTCTTCCTGAATGTATGATAATTTCCGGTAATGATCCAGGAAGACAGCAGGAACAGCAAGGTGTCCTCTTCCAGCGGACAGACGGCGGGCGGCAGCTCTGCAATCGCCTTATAAGCGTCCAGCCGATACAATGTTCCGATTATTGCGGTTCTTGAAGCACGCTGCGCTGTACCGGTTAGCTGTATCAAGAGTGCGGCAATCTCTCCATCCGGCACCTCCAGCTCCTGAAAAGCAGAAGTGATCCCCTCCAGAGCGGGGAGATACAGGGAGTGCTGCTGTAGCGCTCGATGGTACAGCTGCGCGGCTTCCTTCTGCTTCCCGAGCTGCTGGAAAATGGCCCCCATCCGGTGCAGCGGGCGGAAGCTGTCCATGCCCTGTTCAGTGACATATGCTCTGCGCGGAGCCGGGGCAGACGTGGTATCTATGGCGTGCTGGTAAGACTGGACAGCGCGTTCATAGAACCCTTGGCTCTCCCAGGACTGGCCCTGCATGTAATGCAGGTCGGGATAATCTCCATAACGTGTCAGCTCGCGGGTCAGCAGGCTGTCGACCGCTTTTACATGACCGTTGGCCAAATCAATTGTACACAGATCGCGAATGATCGAGGGACGGTAAGAGGCCTGAAGCGGAGCGAGGGTAAGACTCTGGCGCAGCAGTTCTCCGGCTTCCTTCAGCCGCCCGCCCTGACAGCAGTTGACCGCCAGATTATAACGGGTGAACACATCGTCAGGCTCTTCCGCAAGTGCAAGACGCAGCAGGTGCTCGTTGCGGCTGATTTTATGCCTGGCGCTCATGACCGGGGGCAGGTAGCCGAAGTGAAGAATCTCTATTGGACTGGCCCAGGTGGCGGCGGACCCATGTTTTGTGAGAATAGAGGACTCCACGCTCTCATGAATTCTTCCACTGAAAAGATAGCCCTGCCCACCCCGGAACAACCGCACCGGATAGTGATACAGACGATCCTCGGGCCTGCTTCCCAGCAGGTTCTCTATACGCACCGTGTACGCTTCGGCTGTGCTGCCCACGAGAATCTCCTTAATTGACGCTATGGAAGTTTGCAGGATTTCATCTGCATCCAGAACCAGTATCCAGCTGCTGGCTGCATGGGAGAGACCGGTATTGCGTGCTTCTGAGAAATGATGATTCCACTGGGCTTCAATGACCGTTGCCCCATATCTGCGGGCGATCTCCACGGACGAATCGGTTGAGCCGGTATCGACAACGATGATTTCATCGGCGCCCTGCAGGCTGGCTAGACAACGGGGGAGCAGCTCGGCTTCATTGTTGACAATGAGCTGTACTCCGAGTGTAGGTGTGGCAGATAGATTCAAGATTGTTCCTCCTTCGCGGGCCTTAGTTCCTCCGGGTATTCTGCAAAAATAAGCATGTATAAGCGTGCCGTCTTATGTAGATGCGGAATACCGCACAGGAAAGAGTACATGGGTACCCATGCACTCCTCTCTTCTGCATCGTATGACGGTAACTAGGCTTACGTTCCTTGTGCATCAAAAATAACATTAAGCGTAGAAGCTGCACCCGGCGTGGCGGATTGATAGGAAAGGCGGGTGTATTTCAGGAACCGGGCAGGCACAATTACGTCTACAGAACCTGCTGCCAGCGGGTTGTCTCCGGTCGTATCGACGAAATAGTTGGTTCCGTCTGCGCTGATTTCGACCCGTGTATTCACCGGATTGGCCCCGGTATTCACAATGAAGTAGGAATAGGTGCCAAGGACACTGGTATTGTTGGCAGGCAGCGGCGTATAGGTATCCGAAGTAGCAATTGCCGATGTAGGCAGCTCAACGAAGCTGCGCTGGGAAATGGAGGTCACGCTGCTCAGTGTACCAGCGGTGATAGTCGCACCAAGCACGCTAGTAATGGTACCGCCGAGGATATTGGTCACTGTACCAGCGGATGATAGAGTACCAGCGGTGATAGTCGCACCAAGCACGCTAGTAATGGTACCGCCGAGGATATTGGTCACTGTACCAGCGGATGATAGAGTACCAGCGGTGATAGTCGCACCAAGCACACTAGTAATCGTACCGTCTAGCAGGTTAGTCACTGTACCAGCAGATGATAGAGTACCAGCGGTGATAGTCGCACCAAGCACGCTAGTAATCGTACCGTCTAGCAGGTTAGTCACTGTACCAGCGGATGTTAATGTACCAGCGGTGATAGTCGCACCAAGCACGCTAGTAATGGTACCGTCTAGCAGATTAGTCACTGTACCAGCGGATGATAGAGTACCAGCGGTGATAGTCGCACCAAGCACGCTAGTAATGGTACCGTCTAGCAGGTTAGTCACTGTACCAGCAGATGATAGAGTACCAGCGGTGATAGTCGCACCAAGCACGCTAGTAATCGTACCGCCGAGGATGTTGGTTACTGTACCAGCAGATGTTAATGTACCAGCAGTGATCGTTGCGCCAAGTACACTAGAGATGGTGCCGTTCAAAATGACGGTGGTCAGGTTCCCGCTGGCATCCGTAGTTAACGGCCGGTCGATCAGGGTCGAGGGGTCCCGGCCAAAAATAAGCGTACGCAAATTATCCGGGTTTGCCTGAAATGAACTGAAATTTGGCAAATGGAGTCATCCTTTCTGTGGGCAATTTTTGCTGTCAGCCTGCTCATGAAAAGACCCAAACCGTCGTCTGGGTCCTTAAGCATGTATAGTCTGCCAGTTAATAGAGGGAGGAGCGTGTAGCTGGGCAGGAACCATTCGAATGGTGTGATATTAGGATATGGAGCTTTTTAAGAGAATGACTGGGTTACCTCTGCAAAAATACGCAGCTGCCAAACAACCTGCCGGACAGCCTCGCATACTATGAACATATGCTAGACCGACAGAAGGAGTGAGAATATGCCGAATGAGACTGTATTTAACCAGAATAGCCAGCCGCTGTATACCGAGCAGGTTAACACCTATATTGCACCCGGAATTGATACTCTGCCTGAAGCGGGAGCTGCGATGTCAGGTTTATTGTTTGGAATTCCTTTTGCCTCCACGGTGGGTACTTCCACCCCGCTTGTCATGCAGGTAGCTAATCCCGGCGGTAGCGGACGTACCTTATATATCTCCCGCATTATCGCAAGCACGGGTACAGCGTCGGTCACTTTAACACTATTGCGCAATGCAACGGTGGGCGGCTCAACAATTACTCCGGTTAACTATAACTTCGGGAGTTCAGTCACCAGCATCAGTACTGCCCGGACCGCTACGGCCGCGCCTACAGGTTCTCCGGCGACATTAATGTCGATGCAGCTGGCTATAGGCCCGGTCATCCTTAATATGGACGGCAGGATTATCCTGCCACCCGGCAACTCGCTTACACTATCGGTAACGATTGCATCAGGGAGTACTGCGGCAACGGGAAATATCAGCTGGTGGGAATTCTGAGCGGAAGGGGAGAGGATGAACCATGCCCAATAACTATGTAATCAATGACAATGACCAGCCGGTCTATGTGGAAATGACGAATACCTTCCGTGCACCGGATATCAGCGCCCCGCCAGAGATCAGCGCTTCGCAGGCAGCCGTATTATTCTCGGCGAATGCCTCGAACTCGGCAACGATCGTGCTGTCGCTTCTCTCGGCCGTTATTTCGGTCCGCATCAGTAATCCTGCGGGCAGCGGCCGGACCTTGTATCTGTCCCGGATCAGCGGCAGTATTGGCGGTACCTCGGTGCTGACCTCGATCTCCGGCAGCTTTACCATTGTCAAAGGAGGGACGATATCCTCGCCGTCCACGGTGACGCCGGTGAATAATAATCTGGCCAGCGCAGCAGCCAGCTCCATGACGGTCCAGTCCAGCGCAGCAGCTATTTCCGGGGGCAGTGTGCTGGCGAATGTTCAGATTGCGCCGGGTGTGTTCAGTCCGGCTTTTACCGGCAGCATTATCGTCCCTCCGAACAATGTCATCAGCATCAGCGTAAGCTCCTCAAGCGCGGCAGTCGGGACAATTATATCTGCATTAAGCCTGAACTGGTGGGAGAGATAGCAGGTTGGTGCTTCAGCACCTCTATAGATGATTCACGCTAGACATTATCCTTCTATTTCTTGCTGAAGTAATACCGTCGCTACAAGGAGGCCGAACCCGTGTCGGCTTGACTTTAGGATGTCTAAGGTTTATTTTTCTATAAATGGATGAAATAGAGGATTGGGGAGGAGGAAGGATGGAGACTTGTCTATTTATACACGGCTTCACCGGAGGCAAATACGAGATTTCTCCGCTTGCGCAGTATCTGGAGGCGAATGGCTATGTGTCCAGAATGTTTACCTTGCATGGACATGGAGGCGGCAGAAGGGAGCTGCTCCACTCAAGCCGGGGGGACTGGCAGCTAAGCGCCGAGGAGGAACTCAAGCAGCTATTCCCAAGCTCCGACAAAGTACATCTGATCGGCTTCTCTACCGGAGCGCTGATTGCATCGTGTCTGTCCGTTCAGTATTCTTCCCGGATTCAGTCGCTCACTCTGTTGTCTACCCCGGTGTATCCGCTCAATCCGGCCGAGATTCTGCGCACACTGGTCCGCCCGGAGATGCTGCGGAATTATCTGAGCAAATGGGGCTCTACACCCATGAAGGCCACGCGGGAGTTCCAGCGGCTGGTTCGTGAGAGCTTCCAGGTCTATCCGCAGCTGGAGGTGCCGACCTTGATTGTACAGGGCAGTCGGGATCATCTGGTGAGATTCAAAAGTGCGGGCTATCTCCGGCAGACGATCCCCTCGGAACGCAAACAGGTGCTGATTATGGAGCAAAGCGGACATATGGTCTGCCATAGCGCGGAGAGTCCTGCGATGATGGATGAAGTACTCCGGTTTATCCGCCGCTCGGGCGAGTCCGGGTAAACGAAGAACCCTTCCAGGGCTGGAAAGGGTTCTTCTGTCTGTCGCTTACTCTATGATATACATTGACATTGCGGAGGGGGCGTGGTATTTTCAGCTTAAGGAAACCGGTTTCCTTGCTAAAAGGGGATGAATACCTTCCTCCGCTATTCTACTATTCCGTTATTTCGTGATTCTGTTAGTTATTCCGCAGCAGCCCCGCCGCTTCGCTTGGAAGATAACCGGGGAATTAACTCCGGCTCCAGCAGTTGTCCGCTCACGGCAGCTTCTTTGTTATCCAGTTTGTCCATCAATAGCCGTCCTGCGGATGCGCCGAGCTGGAAGGTATCCATATCGAGTGAAGTCAGCGGAGGAGTAGTGTAGGGAGACAAGGGATAATCATCGAACGTGGCAATGCCCAGCTGTGAAGGAATGGAGATATTCAATTCCCGGGCCGCCTGCAGCACACCGTAAGCGGAGAAGTTGCTCATGCAGACGATGGAGCCGGGGGAATTCGCACTTTGCAGCAGCTGCTTGGCTGCCTGATAGCCATCCTCCTGGGCCGCACGGCCATTGATGATCCAGCCGCTGTGCACAGCCATTCCCGCCTCGCCGAGTGCCCGCTGATAGCCGGCTGCACGGCGCAGGAAGAGCGGCTCATCCTTCTCACCGCCGATGAAGGCCACAGACGGATAGCCCTGCTCCAGCAGATGCCGGGTCAGCATGAATCCGCCCAGCTCATTGTCGCAATCGACCCAGATTCCCGGAGCGTTGATCTCACCGATGGAGATATAAGGGAACTCAAGACGGTTCAGCTCCGCACACAGGTCTGGAGTCAGCACTGAGGTGTTGGCAATAATGCCGTCCACCCGCTTATTCAGCACCAGCCTCTGCAGGAAATGCCCCTCCGCATGGTCATGCTGGATATTGGCAATGGTCAGCTCATATTTCAGAGGACCGATGACGCTCTCCACCCCGCCGATAATGTTATAAAAGAACTGGTTGAGAAACTCGCTTTCCTTAGACATATCAATCAGGATAGCTATCGTATTGCTGCTCTGTCTGGCTAGTCCGGTGGCGATGCTGCTCGGAGTATAGTTCATCTGCTTGATGATGTCCCGGACCCGGGCCTTCGTTTCCTCGGATATTTTGGGAGAGTCGTTCATGACCTTGGATACAGTGGATTTCGCGACACCCGCTGCCTGGGCGATATCCTTAATAGTAACTTTCATAGCTTTCCCTCCCGTCCTTACGGTATGGTTCGCCCTAATGGCGAACTTTGTTCTACCTGTCATAATAACACAGTTGCTGAAGCTGCTCTATGCGGCATAAAAGGAGACTATACAGTATGCTTAACCGGTTATTCGTCTATCACACAGCGGAGGACCCCTTCGCCTTCCCGGCAGGCCCCCGCCTGCTTAAACTCAGACTATTCGTGCAGAGCGGACAGTCCCTGTCCTGCACGGTTGTCCACGCTGACCGTTATGATTCACCTGGTCATGAGCTTCCACAGGAGATGGAGCGGACCGGCTGTGCCGGAGCGTATGACATACATGAAGCCCTGGTTCCGGCCGGGACTGGAAAATGCCGTTATCTGTTCCACATCGGGAATCCAGCGGGCGAATACATATGGTACGGGGAGCGGGGATGCTCGGAGAACAGGGAGCAGGCGGGTGCCTTTCAGTATGCCTATATTCACCGCCCGCACGCCATCGCGCTGCCTGCCTGGAGTTCAGATGCGGTAGTCTACCAGATTTATCCCGAGAGCTACCATCAGGGGACGCTTCAAGGCATTACTGACAAGCTTACATACTTGCAAGAGCTTGGCGTAACTGCTATTTATATGACGCCTATCTTTGAATCGCCTTCCGGGCATAAGTACAATACCTCCGATTACTATAAGGTAGACCCCGGATTCGGGACGCTTGAGGATCTGAAGACGCTGGTCGGGACTGCACACCGGCTGGGGATGAAGGTCCTGCTGGATGCGGTTTTTAACCATTCCGGCGATACCTTTTTTGCCTTCCGGGATGTCTTGGAGCATGGAGAGGCCTCGCGCTACAAAGACTGGTTCTTCATCCATTCCTTCCCGGTCAGTACTACGCCGGCTCCCGGCTATGAGACCTTCGCCAAGGCGGAGGCGAGTATGCCGAAGCTGAATATGGATCATCCCGAGGTAGCGGATTATATGATGAACGTAGCCAGGTATTGGGTGCGGGAAGCAGGTATCGACGGCTGGAGGCTGGATGTGGCCAATGAGGTGACTCCGGCCTTCTGGACAAGATTGCGGCGGGAGCTGAAGGCGGAATTCCCGGACCTTCTGCTGATCGGCGAGATTATGCATGCTTCCGGGCCTTGGCTGCGGGGAGACCAGTTCGACGGCGGCATGAATTACCTGCTGCGGGATGCGGTGCTGGAGTTTTTTGCAGCGCAGTCTGCGGGTCCGACCCGGTTCATGGAACAACTGCTGCATCAGGAGGCCTTGTACAATGATCAGGCCAATTCGGCGATGTTCCAGCTGCTGGGCAGCCACGATACACTGCGTTTCCTGACTGCCTGCAAGGAGGGAGGGCGGGGCTGGGACCGGGAAGCTACGGCAATGAGCCGGATGCGGCTGGCTGTCTTTTTCCAGATGACCTATATAGGCCTGCCGATGATCTATTATGGGGATGAGGTTGGAATGGAAGGTGCGACAGACCCGGATTGCAGGAGGCCGATGCTCTGGGAGGAGCAGGCTCAGCATACCGGACTGCTGGACTGGTACAAGCGGCTTATCTCGCTGAGAAAAGAGCATGAGGTCCTGCACCGAGGGGCTTTCCGCCCCTGGTTCACAGATGAGACGCGGGGTATCCTTGGCTATGTCCGGCGCAGCGGGCAGGACCAGATGGGGCTGATTATCAATAACTCCCCCAACCGCTACCATCTGGAGCTGCCGGCCTACCGTTCGGACACCAAAGTGCTGACCGAGCTGTTAAGCGGACACACCCTCCGCAGCTCAAGCAAGCTTCTTGTGGAGATCGGGCCGTTTGGCTGTCTGATGCTGCACTAACCTGTAACCTCTGTCCCGGGCAAGAGAGTAAAGGACTCTGAGGGGGCAGCCTGCAGGTGTTATTTCTTCTTTTTGTTTTGCCGCAGCTGCCGGAATTCCTGGTTCTCCCATTGCTTGAGCAACGGGTAGGGATCGAAGGCCCATTCCGTAATTCCGCGGTCACGGTAGATGCCATAATGCAGGTGGGGCGGGAACTTGCCCTGTGTGCCCGGGCTGCCGTAGCCGGAGCTGCCGACCCAGCCGATGGTCTGTCCCGGAGTGACAATATCCCCCCGCAGGAGGGATTTCTCATACCCCATCAGGTGGGCATAATAATGGTAGCGGTTCTCGATATCGCGGATACCGATGCGCCATCCGCCGTAGCGGTTCCAGCCCTTGGTCTCAACAATGCCGAAGCAGGTGCTGCGCACCGTCAAGCCATGCGGCGCGAACAGATCCGTGCCTTCGTGAATGCGCGCGCCGCCCCAGCTCCGGCCCGTTCCCCAGGTGCTGCGGTAGGCATAATTGGTCCCTATCGGCAGCGGAAATGCACTGCCGGACAGGTCCAGCCGTCCGAAATGCTCATATAGCTTGGCGAACTGGGAGACGCGCTGGGCGGCCCGCCCGTTGTGATAGTACTCCCAGATCCCAATATTGAAGTCCGTAGCGGAATCCCCGTATTTGAGCAAGTGGCTAGCCATGCTGTATAGCACATCTGCATCGCTCTCGGGATCTGCGATGCCGTCCCCTGATCCGTCCAGCCCGAAGCCGCCGAAGAAGCGGATCGATTCGGGCTGCTTGTCGTTCTGATCCGGGTTCAGCGGACCGGACCATACCGGCGCCGGAATCATAATTCCGGTAAGCCGTGGCTTAGCCGCTGCAGAAGGGGGTTCTGCGGCGGCTGTTTTTTTGCTCTTCCTGGCAATGGTCCGTTCGTACTGATCGATGGCAGCGAAGCGGTACCAGGGAATGCCGGTTGCCGCGCCCATCTGCTCAAAGAGCTGCTTGCGGTCAGCGGCGGCAGTCTCTTTGCTGTTTGCGGGAGCGGGAGAAGGACTACCTGAGCTCAGTTCTGGAATTTTATGATAACGGGCAGCTTGGGCATGTTCGGCAGGACTACCGCTCCAGAGCAGGGCGGCGGCAGATATGCACATCAAGGTTCTGCGGGTGTAGGGGCTTTTTAATAAGGCCAGCATAATCTCATCCTCCTGCGTTTGGGCGCATGAATTGCATATAGGTTTGCGGAAGCGGCACCCGGGCCGGGTGCTTTTCTTTAGATTGAAGCAAAAGGACTTTTTTTATCCATGACCGCTCCAAGGTTCACAAAAACAGGCAAACGCCTACTTCACATGCTATAATATGAGGCAGCAACTTTTGACTGTGAAAGAAATGGACATTGACATTCAGATCGAAAGCGGGGTCTCATCACTTTGACTAATCGAACAGCCAAACAGCCCAAGCCAGACTGGATCAAAATCAAGTTAACCACCGGTGAAGAATATCAGGAAATTAAGGGTATGATGCGCTCGAAGACGTTACATACCGTATGCGAGGAAGCACGCTGTCCTAATATTTATGAGTGCTGGGCTAACCGCACGGCCACCTTCATGATTCTGGGGGATATCTGTACGCGCGCTTGCCGATTCTGTGCGGTGAATACAGGCCTGCCTACCGAGCTGGATCTGCTGGAGCCGGAACGTGTGGCAGAGGCTGCCGAAGGTATGCAGCTTAAGCATTGTGTGGTTACGAGCGTCGCCCGCGATGATCTGAAGGATGGGGGGGCGGCGATTTTTGCCGAGACCGTGTCCGCGATCCGTAAGCGCCTTCCTCTATGCAGCATTGAAGTGCTGATTTCTGATTTCCTGGGGGACCGCGCGAGCCTGGAGACCGTGATGAACAGCCGCCCGGATATCCTGAACCACAATATTGAGACCGTGGAACGGATGTCTGACCGTGTCCGGGCCCGGGCCAAATACCGCCGTTCCCTGGAGCTGCTGCGCCGGGCCAAGGAGATGAAGCCGGAGATTCCGACCAAATCGAGTATTATGCTTGGCGTCGGTGAGCAGTGGGATGAGATTCTGCAGGCGATGGATGACCTTAGAGCCGTAGATTGTGATATATTGACATTAGGACAATATCTTCAGCCTTCGCCGAAGCATCTGAATGTGGAGAAATACTATCCGCCCGAGGAGTTCGCTGTGCTGAAGGAAGAGGGCCTGAAGCGCGGCTTCAGCCATGTGGAGGCCGGCCCGCTGGTGCGCAGCTCTTATCGTGCACATGAGCAGGTGAAGTCTGCTGCCGTGGCCCGTGAGGCGCGTTCTGTTTCGCAGGCATAGATGTTTAGCGGCAACTACGCCCCTCACAATACCGAGCCTTTAAGTTTTATTAGAATTTGCTAGGGCAAATTCCCCGCATGACGAAGTCACAGGCAGTTTTTTGTTTAAGGTTTTTGTTTTAAGGTTTAGGGCTTTAACGTTTTAGGGTTTTAACGTTCTAGGTTTTAAGCTTTATGGTTTTCGGTTTTAAGTGGTTTTAGGTTTTAAAAAGGGGTTTGAAAAGGCTGAAAGAACCAATGCCGCAATAGCGGCGAGGTTCTTGGGTGGCGGTTGCACCCCCTTCGCGTTGATGGAGTCATGGAGAGGGATTTTGAAATTGTAGGAGCGGCAGCGTCCGCCTGAGAGCTTTCCTCTGGAAAGCTTGCATCGTAAGCATAAGCTGTGGTCTGATTTCACCGCCTAGCGGTTAAATGGAAGAAATCAGACCACAACAGCGGCCGGAAATTCAAAATCCCGCGCAATGACGGCTTATCAACGCGCCCCCCCCAGATATTATTGAAAGGCAGGCGACACACGCTTGATCGTTATAGGTGGAAAAGGTTACGAGCTGATGCTCGATCATAAGGATGGCTGGAACCCGGAGGCTTTTCGCGGAAGATACAGCGAAGTGCTGGACCGGTACGACTATATAGTCGGTGACTGGGGCTACAGCCAATTGCGCCTCAAAGGCTTTTACCGGGATAATCACCCTAAAGTGAACCGGGACACAGCCATCTCAGGCATGGTGGATTATATTAACGAATACTGTAACTTTGGCTGTGCGTATTTTGTGCTGCATAAGCTGAAGGAGTCCCCGCAGGAGGGAATCTTCAAGGATATTCTGATTAAGGAAGTCCCGGAGCCCGGGCTGGACGAGGATCAGGAGCAGGAAGCTGAACAGGTGGTAACGGTAAAAGAACACCGGGAGCCGACGAAGGGTGCAGGCCGGGACAGGGATGGCGCAGGCGGCTCCAGCCGCGAGCATGCAACCAAGGACAGACCGGTTCGTGAGCACCAGAGCCGCAATCACCGCAACAAAGAAGGCCAGGGCAAGAAGAATCATAAAGAGTTCCAGAACAGAGGCCAGCAAGGCCAGCCGAATAATTCCAAGCAGAACAGAGAACACAGAGACAACCGGTCTAACAAGCAAGCAAATCAGAATAAGCAGGAAAGACCGGAGAAGCAGGATAGACAGGACAATAACCAGAGCAAGCAAGACAACTAGAACGATAGCCATGGTGGACAGTCGTACACCCCCTGTCACTAAAATGCAACTCAAAAAGCCTCTTCAGCATTAGCTGAAGGGGCTTTTTCTAATGAGCGAGCGAGGGAGCACCAGCCAAATGTATACGGAAAACAGCATACATTTGCTGGCGCGCAGGCGTGTGGTACGAATGTATGCGAAAAACAGCA
The window above is part of the Paenibacillus sp. FSL H8-0048 genome. Proteins encoded here:
- a CDS encoding YutD family protein, yielding MIVIGGKGYELMLDHKDGWNPEAFRGRYSEVLDRYDYIVGDWGYSQLRLKGFYRDNHPKVNRDTAISGMVDYINEYCNFGCAYFVLHKLKESPQEGIFKDILIKEVPEPGLDEDQEQEAEQVVTVKEHREPTKGAGRDRDGAGGSSREHATKDRPVREHQSRNHRNKEGQGKKNHKEFQNRGQQGQPNNSKQNREHRDNRSNKQANQNKQERPEKQDRQDNNQSKQDN